One region of Haloprofundus salilacus genomic DNA includes:
- the gpmI gene encoding 2,3-bisphosphoglycerate-independent phosphoglycerate mutase, with translation MQAALVVLDGWGLGNHDRRDAVKAAATPNFDRFRESGAYGTLDVSGRRVGLPDGQMGNSEVGHLNIGAGRVVKQAFTRINDSVDDGTFYENTVITEAFDYAEEHGGRVHFMGLVSNGGVHSDQEHLYALIEAAADRGVDAVTHAFTDGRDTAPKGGADYLASLESVVADCGTGDVATVSGRYYAMDRDRNWERTKRAYDAIVNREADGVAPTAVEAAEQSYERGDTDEFVEPTLVGGGPALEDGDAVFFFNFRSDRARQLVRMLGDVRPEWPFETTPPAIHLATMTQYDKTFEFPVAFPPEQPRNTLGEVLAGNGLTQLRLAESEKYAHVTYFLNGGREVEFGGEIRRIVQSPDVPTYDATPAMSAEEVTDTALSIIESDDPDVLVLNYANPDMVGHTGDFAAAVEAVEAVDEQLGRLLDGVLAAGGHALVTADHGNADDMGTPSAPHTAHTYNPVPLVYLSPAGDDGGKRIRDGGSLCDLAPTLLSLIGVDQPPEMTGESLLESGRL, from the coding sequence ATGCAGGCTGCACTCGTCGTTCTCGACGGCTGGGGACTCGGCAACCACGACCGGAGAGATGCCGTGAAAGCCGCGGCGACGCCGAATTTTGACCGGTTTCGGGAGAGCGGCGCGTACGGCACGCTCGACGTGAGCGGTCGGCGCGTCGGACTGCCCGACGGACAGATGGGCAACAGCGAGGTCGGCCACCTCAACATCGGCGCCGGCCGGGTGGTGAAACAGGCGTTCACCCGAATCAACGACAGCGTCGACGACGGAACGTTCTACGAGAACACTGTCATCACCGAGGCGTTCGACTACGCCGAGGAACACGGCGGTCGCGTCCACTTCATGGGCCTCGTCAGCAACGGCGGCGTCCACTCCGACCAGGAACATCTGTACGCGCTCATCGAGGCGGCGGCTGACCGCGGCGTCGACGCGGTGACCCACGCGTTCACCGACGGTCGGGACACCGCCCCCAAGGGCGGCGCGGACTACCTCGCGTCGCTGGAGTCCGTCGTCGCAGACTGCGGAACCGGCGACGTGGCGACGGTCTCGGGGCGCTACTACGCGATGGACCGCGACCGGAACTGGGAGCGGACGAAGCGCGCCTACGACGCCATCGTGAACCGCGAGGCCGACGGCGTAGCGCCGACGGCGGTCGAAGCGGCCGAACAGTCATACGAGCGCGGCGATACCGACGAGTTCGTCGAACCGACGCTCGTCGGCGGCGGTCCGGCGCTCGAAGACGGCGATGCGGTGTTCTTCTTCAACTTCCGCTCGGATCGCGCACGTCAACTCGTCCGGATGCTCGGCGACGTTCGCCCGGAGTGGCCGTTCGAGACGACGCCGCCGGCGATTCACCTGGCGACGATGACCCAGTACGACAAGACGTTCGAGTTCCCGGTAGCGTTCCCGCCGGAGCAACCGCGGAACACGCTCGGCGAGGTGCTCGCGGGCAACGGTCTCACGCAGCTACGGCTCGCGGAGTCCGAGAAGTACGCCCACGTCACTTACTTCCTCAACGGCGGTCGGGAGGTGGAGTTCGGCGGCGAAATTCGGCGCATCGTCCAGAGTCCCGACGTGCCGACGTACGACGCGACGCCCGCGATGAGCGCCGAGGAGGTGACCGACACCGCGCTGTCGATAATCGAGTCCGACGACCCCGACGTGCTCGTACTCAACTACGCGAACCCCGACATGGTCGGCCACACCGGCGACTTCGCCGCCGCCGTCGAAGCCGTCGAAGCCGTCGACGAACAGCTCGGCCGCCTCCTCGACGGCGTCCTCGCCGCCGGTGGCCACGCGCTCGTCACTGCCGACCACGGCAACGCCGACGACATGGGGACGCCGAGCGCGCCGCACACGGCGCACACCTACAATCCGGTTCCGCTCGTCTACCTCTCACCGGCGGGCGACGACGGCGGCAAACGGATTCGAGACGGCGGGTCGCTCTGCGACCTCGCGCCGACGCTGCTGTCGCTCATCGGTGTCGACCAACCGCCGGAGATGACGGGCGAGTCGCTGTTAGAGTCGGGTAGGTTGTAG
- a CDS encoding TVP38/TMEM64 family protein — MSRRAFLVSTGAVIALTALAAWFVSPETLFERLRWLAADPVRFVTVLTLVALVRPLLAWPTTLLAVVVGYTHGLVWTPIALALVVVSSVPPYFFGRHVRGDSGRFAAAGERFVDTTGNVRSVAASRLFPAPSDIVSVGAGIADVRLRSYLLGTALGEIPWVVGGVFVGGSLGALTADSLTGLFDVRLVVAAAVVSLLLLAGPLYRYASEQNVRLR, encoded by the coding sequence GTGTCGCGCCGAGCGTTTCTCGTCTCCACCGGCGCGGTGATCGCCCTCACGGCACTCGCCGCGTGGTTCGTCTCGCCCGAGACGCTGTTCGAGCGCCTCCGGTGGCTCGCGGCCGACCCGGTTCGGTTCGTCACCGTGCTGACGCTCGTCGCGCTCGTCCGACCGCTTCTGGCGTGGCCGACGACGCTTCTGGCCGTCGTCGTCGGCTACACGCACGGTCTCGTCTGGACGCCAATCGCACTTGCGCTCGTCGTCGTGAGCAGCGTCCCGCCGTACTTCTTCGGGCGTCACGTTCGCGGCGACAGCGGCCGGTTCGCGGCCGCAGGCGAACGGTTCGTCGACACGACCGGCAACGTCCGGAGCGTCGCCGCTAGCCGCCTCTTTCCGGCCCCGTCGGACATCGTCTCCGTCGGCGCGGGCATTGCCGACGTCCGACTCCGCTCGTATCTGCTCGGAACCGCACTCGGCGAAATCCCGTGGGTCGTCGGCGGCGTGTTCGTCGGCGGGTCGCTGGGCGCGTTGACGGCCGACTCGCTCACCGGACTGTTCGACGTTCGTCTCGTCGTCGCCGCGGCGGTCGTCAGCCTGTTACTGCTCGCGGGTCCGCTGTACCGCTACGCGTCGGAGCAGAACGTTAGGTTGCGATAA
- a CDS encoding DUF5830 family protein, whose protein sequence is MPDDGDAPGGSADAGDGLAATRSERIELALELLAHLEHDELELPAVIDRIETVTTDPATTREILDEAEKRGILERDGAKILTRRGGTFVRFESQVVTREGEFDCRRCRATISTGYFIRFEAGELGPFGSSCIRKVTGRE, encoded by the coding sequence GTGCCCGACGACGGCGACGCGCCTGGCGGATCGGCGGATGCGGGAGACGGTCTCGCCGCCACCCGAAGCGAGCGCATCGAACTCGCTCTCGAGTTGCTCGCGCACCTCGAGCACGACGAGTTGGAACTCCCGGCGGTTATCGACCGCATCGAGACGGTGACGACGGACCCGGCGACGACGCGCGAGATTCTCGACGAGGCCGAGAAGCGCGGCATCCTCGAACGCGACGGGGCGAAGATTCTGACGCGGCGAGGTGGAACGTTCGTTCGTTTCGAGAGTCAAGTCGTCACGCGCGAGGGAGAGTTCGACTGCCGACGCTGCCGGGCGACGATTTCGACGGGCTACTTCATCCGCTTCGAGGCGGGAGAACTCGGACCGTTCGGCTCGTCGTGCATCAGAAAAGTCACCGGGCGTGAGTGA
- a CDS encoding DUF7115 domain-containing protein: MSLPELVQTELGDEPVAARVSLGGEDGLFVTPTRTLIYRSEGLLSDESVEQYPHNAERISISEGGRTSRKAKVTLNYGLDGERSFAIPSKRLQDALHPVLAGILNAAGITDPGETVKQTFRFSELTLVVTSDRVVKHIGAPVWDEEFEEFHYDDVTDLTFEDGSVATSVVLALGTRQERFKAPNDDARAVRETLTDALCTYHDVPTLDAFRKAKARESETEPAEDRKNVSFGDGPAPLKANPSELSEKPKNATRADDPVDLDDGSVGVADGVAEATAESQSAAPAKSTASTESASTESAETTTFEGSGFESASDETTDTAEAATPAPASAEAKATAATNATAGASATDARDADGFEELQAQMATLTKAVERQNEELQRQAELIERLVEELSRGR; this comes from the coding sequence ATGAGTCTGCCGGAACTCGTCCAGACCGAACTGGGCGACGAACCAGTCGCTGCCCGGGTGAGCCTCGGCGGCGAGGACGGACTGTTCGTCACGCCGACGCGGACGCTCATCTACCGCTCGGAGGGACTGCTCTCCGACGAGTCCGTCGAACAGTACCCGCACAACGCCGAACGCATCTCCATCTCCGAGGGCGGTCGCACGTCGCGAAAGGCGAAAGTGACCCTCAACTACGGTCTCGACGGCGAGCGGTCGTTCGCGATTCCGTCAAAGCGCCTCCAGGACGCGCTACACCCCGTGCTCGCCGGAATTCTCAACGCCGCCGGAATCACCGACCCCGGCGAGACGGTGAAACAGACGTTCCGGTTCAGCGAACTCACGCTCGTCGTCACGAGCGACCGGGTCGTCAAACACATCGGCGCGCCCGTCTGGGACGAGGAGTTCGAGGAGTTCCACTACGACGACGTGACCGACCTCACGTTCGAGGACGGGAGCGTCGCCACCTCCGTCGTGCTCGCGCTCGGGACTCGCCAAGAGCGGTTCAAAGCGCCCAACGACGATGCGCGCGCCGTCCGCGAGACGCTGACCGACGCGCTCTGTACGTACCACGACGTGCCGACGCTCGACGCCTTCCGGAAGGCGAAGGCCCGAGAGTCCGAGACCGAACCGGCCGAGGATCGAAAGAACGTCTCCTTCGGTGATGGACCCGCGCCGTTGAAAGCCAACCCCTCGGAGTTGAGCGAGAAACCGAAGAACGCGACGCGGGCGGACGACCCGGTGGACCTTGACGACGGTAGCGTCGGCGTCGCAGACGGCGTCGCCGAGGCGACGGCGGAATCGCAGTCGGCCGCGCCGGCGAAGTCGACGGCGTCGACCGAGTCGGCGTCGACAGAGTCGGCGGAGACGACGACGTTCGAGGGGTCCGGTTTCGAATCGGCGAGCGACGAAACGACCGATACCGCCGAGGCAGCAACGCCAGCGCCAGCGTCGGCGGAAGCGAAGGCAACGGCGGCGACGAACGCCACGGCGGGCGCGTCGGCGACCGACGCCCGCGACGCCGACGGATTCGAAGAGCTGCAGGCGCAGATGGCGACGCTGACCAAGGCGGTCGAACGGCAGAACGAAGAACTACAGCGGCAAGCCGAACTGATTGAACGGCTCGTCGAAGAGCTCAGCCGCGGTCGGTAG
- a CDS encoding lamin tail domain-containing protein, whose product MKPLRTPAVTSLRRQLLVFAVSFVLVASGCVGAPSVPSPSESPAGPTGGEAASSGDVPDPDDVPLPGKGPNRTATVVDVVDGDTIKIAYPNGTRDTARLLGVDTPETYGESDPADFEGVPDTAAGRACLNDHGERASDYATEALLDREVTLRFDANEPRRGYYDRLLVYVVVDGVDLNYGLVAEGYARVYDSQFTARERYYDAESSAQRVQRGLWECATDDGGPPAETDGGSSETADGEDSSGTDASGDSLLVVAEIHEDAAGDDRQNLDDEYVVFRNAGDEALDLTGWTVTDEAGKEYRFPDGFVLGPGETVTLRTSDGVNTDETLYWEASGPVWNNDGDEVVVRDDAGVVVARRSY is encoded by the coding sequence ATGAAACCGCTCCGTACCCCCGCCGTGACCTCGCTCCGCCGACAACTGCTCGTCTTCGCAGTGAGTTTCGTCCTCGTCGCTTCGGGCTGTGTCGGCGCCCCGTCCGTTCCGTCGCCATCGGAGTCGCCGGCCGGACCGACCGGCGGCGAGGCCGCCAGTTCTGGCGACGTTCCCGACCCCGACGACGTTCCGCTGCCCGGCAAGGGACCGAACCGAACCGCGACGGTCGTCGACGTCGTTGACGGCGATACGATAAAAATCGCGTACCCGAACGGCACCCGCGACACCGCGCGCCTCCTCGGCGTCGACACGCCCGAGACGTACGGCGAGAGCGACCCCGCTGATTTCGAAGGCGTTCCCGACACTGCGGCCGGTCGGGCCTGCCTGAACGACCACGGCGAGCGCGCCAGCGACTACGCGACGGAGGCGCTTCTCGACCGCGAGGTGACGCTCCGGTTCGACGCGAACGAACCGCGACGCGGCTACTACGACCGCCTCCTCGTCTACGTGGTCGTCGACGGCGTCGACCTCAACTACGGTCTCGTCGCCGAAGGGTACGCCCGCGTCTACGACAGCCAGTTCACCGCCCGCGAGCGCTACTACGACGCCGAATCGAGCGCCCAGCGCGTACAACGCGGGCTGTGGGAGTGCGCCACCGACGACGGTGGTCCACCCGCGGAGACCGACGGCGGTTCGTCGGAGACTGCCGACGGCGAGGACTCCAGTGGTACCGACGCTTCCGGCGACTCGCTACTCGTCGTCGCCGAGATACACGAGGATGCGGCGGGCGACGACCGGCAGAACCTCGACGACGAGTACGTCGTCTTCCGGAACGCCGGCGACGAGGCGCTCGACCTGACGGGGTGGACGGTGACGGACGAGGCAGGCAAGGAGTACCGATTCCCCGACGGATTCGTGCTCGGCCCGGGCGAGACGGTGACGCTCCGGACCAGCGACGGCGTGAACACCGACGAGACACTCTACTGGGAGGCGAGCGGCCCGGTCTGGAACAACGACGGCGACGAGGTAGTCGTCCGCGACGACGCCGGGGTGGTCGTCGCTCGGCGGTCGTACTGA
- a CDS encoding DUF4013 domain-containing protein, with amino-acid sequence MSIALEADLRYPMNADDWVKTLLVGGVLSLAGVVLIPLFFVLGYYLRVARRSMRGDETPPSLTDWGTLFVDGVKAAVVLVVYQLVPLLAFGLTSAFLLIPVLTDGNVPMGVSVLGIVGGLLLSTLLSLAFGYFGIVGTLNVAREGTLGAGFDFGRVKRVAFDRGYAVQWLYAFVLSLGINALVGAVTAIPVIGWSLVLLTPLVSFYVGVVVSRIHGRGYASALDEENRRTGASAAETVT; translated from the coding sequence ATGAGCATAGCTCTCGAAGCCGACCTCCGCTATCCGATGAACGCTGACGACTGGGTGAAGACGCTCCTCGTCGGCGGCGTGTTGAGTCTCGCTGGGGTTGTTCTCATCCCGCTGTTTTTCGTCCTCGGCTACTACCTTCGCGTCGCGCGCCGAAGCATGCGCGGCGACGAGACGCCCCCGTCGCTCACCGACTGGGGGACACTGTTCGTCGACGGCGTGAAGGCGGCCGTCGTCCTCGTGGTCTACCAGCTCGTCCCGTTGCTCGCCTTCGGACTGACGTCGGCATTCCTGCTGATTCCGGTGTTGACCGACGGCAACGTGCCGATGGGCGTGAGCGTTCTCGGCATCGTCGGCGGACTGCTCCTCTCGACGCTTCTCTCGCTCGCGTTCGGTTACTTCGGCATCGTCGGGACGCTCAACGTCGCCCGCGAGGGGACGCTCGGCGCGGGGTTCGACTTCGGACGGGTCAAACGCGTCGCGTTCGACCGGGGGTACGCAGTCCAGTGGCTGTACGCGTTCGTCCTCTCGCTCGGAATCAACGCGCTCGTCGGCGCCGTCACCGCGATACCCGTTATCGGCTGGTCGCTAGTGCTTCTAACCCCGTTGGTCAGCTTCTACGTCGGCGTCGTCGTCTCCCGAATCCACGGCCGGGGTTACGCGTCGGCACTCGACGAGGAGAACCGCCGTACGGGCGCATCGGCCGCGGAAACTGTCACGTAG
- a CDS encoding DUF1684 domain-containing protein: MSESEPESELNAEQWRAEVERQREQKNDFFDDHPQSPIPPAERESFDGLDYFDPDPEYRVAATVTTHDRPDPVELETTNGPNVRYLRVVTFEFEASAETQTLAGYRQESDESNSIFVPFRDKTTGQQTYRGGRYMEFEPNRELEDGDEVVLDFNLAYSPFCAYSETFACPLPPEENWLDVVIPAGERFEE, encoded by the coding sequence ATGAGCGAGAGCGAACCCGAGTCGGAACTCAACGCCGAGCAGTGGCGCGCGGAGGTCGAACGCCAGCGCGAACAGAAGAACGACTTCTTCGACGACCACCCGCAGTCGCCGATTCCGCCGGCGGAGCGGGAGTCGTTCGACGGGCTCGACTACTTCGACCCGGACCCCGAGTACCGCGTCGCGGCGACGGTGACGACCCACGACCGACCCGACCCCGTCGAGCTGGAGACGACGAACGGTCCGAACGTCCGCTACCTCCGCGTGGTGACGTTCGAGTTCGAAGCCAGCGCCGAGACGCAGACGCTCGCGGGCTACCGACAGGAGTCCGACGAGTCGAACTCGATTTTCGTCCCGTTCCGGGACAAGACGACGGGCCAGCAGACGTACCGCGGTGGCCGATACATGGAGTTCGAACCGAACCGGGAACTGGAGGACGGCGACGAAGTGGTTCTGGATTTCAACCTCGCGTACAGCCCCTTCTGCGCGTACAGCGAGACGTTCGCCTGCCCGCTCCCGCCCGAGGAGAACTGGCTCGACGTGGTGATTCCGGCGGGCGAGCGGTTCGAAGAATAA
- a CDS encoding aldo/keto reductase: MPLDTVSLGRTGTKVSELAFGTWRFGRENDDGDLEVGRDRAHRLLDAYAEAGGNFIDTADMYGEGRSEEYIGDWLADRDREEFVIASKIYWPTREDPNGRGLNRKHLRNNVNEILERLGTDYVDVLYVHRWDDDTPAREFMRTLDEFVRDGKVNYLGASTLEPNAWKIAMANELADKRGYEPFSLSQPRYNVANREIEGNYLDMCDHYDIGVVPWSPLAGGFLTGKYARDEKPPKESRAANDQQFADSYLTPENFDALEAVEAVAEEVDATHAQVSLAWLMHHEQVTAPIVGARTTKQLEENLVAGDISLTDAQFRRLADAKSN, translated from the coding sequence ATGCCCCTCGACACGGTTTCGCTCGGTCGCACCGGGACGAAAGTGAGCGAACTCGCATTCGGCACGTGGCGTTTCGGCCGCGAAAACGACGACGGAGACCTCGAAGTCGGGCGCGACCGCGCCCACCGGTTGCTCGACGCCTACGCCGAGGCGGGCGGCAACTTCATCGACACCGCCGACATGTACGGCGAAGGTCGAAGCGAGGAGTACATCGGCGACTGGTTGGCCGACCGCGACCGCGAGGAGTTCGTCATCGCCTCGAAGATCTACTGGCCGACGCGCGAGGACCCCAACGGCCGCGGTCTGAACCGCAAACACCTTCGAAACAACGTCAACGAGATTCTCGAACGCCTCGGCACCGACTACGTCGACGTGCTCTACGTCCACCGCTGGGACGACGACACGCCCGCGCGGGAGTTCATGCGGACGCTCGACGAGTTCGTCCGCGACGGCAAAGTGAACTACCTCGGCGCGTCGACGCTCGAGCCGAACGCGTGGAAGATCGCGATGGCGAACGAACTCGCGGACAAGCGCGGCTACGAACCATTCTCGCTCTCGCAACCGCGGTACAACGTTGCGAACCGCGAGATCGAGGGGAACTACCTCGACATGTGCGACCACTACGACATCGGCGTCGTCCCGTGGTCGCCGCTCGCCGGCGGATTCCTCACGGGGAAATACGCTCGCGACGAGAAACCGCCGAAGGAGTCGCGGGCAGCCAACGACCAGCAGTTCGCCGACTCCTACCTGACGCCGGAGAACTTCGACGCGCTCGAAGCCGTCGAAGCCGTCGCCGAGGAAGTCGATGCGACGCACGCACAGGTGAGTCTCGCGTGGCTGATGCACCACGAACAGGTGACGGCGCCCATCGTCGGCGCGCGGACGACGAAGCAGTTGGAGGAGAACCTCGTCGCGGGCGACATCTCGCTCACCGACGCCCAGTTCCGGCGGCTCGCCGACGCGAAGTCCAACTGA
- a CDS encoding asparaginase codes for MPDVRVLSCGGTIASEPSETGAAPAKRGAELVEAVPELDEYATVAAEEIASHPGFDMQFAAVAAVAEAVDASDADGFVVTHGTDTLADTAYALSLLVDADVPVVVTGSQRRFDEVGTDAPANLLTAVRAAASPRFTGVFVAFDDELHAARDVEKTHTNALSTFKSPGKGPVATFTRSETHVHRSAESTSGPGSASLPVAAAADASATVPVVHSGIGVGGDELDRAVDAGADGVVVEGTGLGNVSCRLGDAIARATETLPVVVSSRCHVGPTDQVYGTPGGGVTLREHSALFSGDLPTSKARIKLLLALSAGIEGDELAALFD; via the coding sequence ATGCCAGACGTACGCGTGCTGAGTTGCGGCGGGACGATTGCCAGCGAACCGAGCGAGACGGGAGCGGCGCCGGCGAAACGTGGCGCGGAACTGGTCGAGGCGGTGCCCGAACTCGACGAGTACGCGACGGTCGCCGCCGAGGAAATCGCCTCACATCCGGGTTTCGACATGCAGTTCGCCGCCGTCGCCGCCGTCGCCGAGGCGGTCGACGCGTCCGACGCCGACGGGTTCGTCGTCACGCACGGCACTGACACGCTCGCCGACACGGCGTACGCGCTCTCGCTTCTCGTCGACGCCGACGTTCCCGTCGTCGTCACCGGGTCGCAGCGTCGCTTCGACGAGGTCGGGACCGACGCGCCCGCGAACCTCCTCACGGCCGTCAGGGCGGCCGCCTCGCCCCGGTTCACCGGCGTGTTCGTCGCGTTCGACGACGAACTACACGCCGCCCGCGACGTAGAGAAGACGCACACGAACGCGCTGTCGACGTTCAAGTCGCCGGGGAAAGGTCCAGTCGCGACGTTCACCCGCTCTGAGACCCACGTCCACCGCTCCGCCGAGAGCACCTCGGGACCGGGATCGGCGTCGCTTCCGGTGGCGGCGGCGGCCGACGCCTCCGCGACCGTTCCGGTCGTCCACTCCGGTATCGGCGTCGGCGGCGACGAACTCGACAGAGCGGTCGACGCCGGAGCGGACGGCGTTGTCGTCGAGGGAACCGGCCTCGGCAACGTCTCCTGTAGGCTCGGCGATGCCATCGCGCGTGCGACCGAGACCCTCCCCGTCGTCGTCAGTTCGCGCTGCCACGTCGGACCGACCGACCAGGTGTACGGCACCCCCGGCGGCGGCGTCACGCTGCGCGAGCACAGCGCGCTGTTCTCCGGCGACCTCCCGACCTCGAAAGCCAGAATCAAGCTCTTACTGGCGCTCTCGGCGGGTATCGAGGGCGACGAACTCGCGGCGTTGTTCGACTGA
- a CDS encoding transcriptional regulator, whose protein sequence is MADLNLIAKRIHNISPKPVRLTLSDGSSAVYQFSGTQFFQREFQGEGTCVDDDADYRLITSEDNESVLLGRKGPEDDGWSMVGEVTEAERAESSE, encoded by the coding sequence ATGGCCGACCTCAACCTCATCGCGAAGCGTATCCACAACATCTCGCCGAAACCGGTTCGACTGACGCTCTCCGACGGGTCGAGCGCCGTCTATCAGTTCTCCGGAACGCAGTTCTTCCAGCGGGAGTTTCAGGGTGAAGGGACCTGCGTGGACGACGACGCCGACTACCGACTCATCACGAGCGAGGACAACGAGTCGGTGCTGCTCGGGCGAAAGGGTCCCGAGGACGACGGCTGGTCGATGGTTGGCGAAGTGACCGAAGCCGAGCGGGCGGAGTCGTCCGAATAA